One Burkholderia sp. 9120 genomic window, GCTAAAACCCGCCGGCTCCCCGTGGGCCGCCTTGCTGTGCATGCTGTCGATGGCGAGCGTGCAGTTCGGCGCCGCGCTCTCCGCGCCGACCATGGCCGCCTACGGATCGCTCAGCACGACGTGGCTGCGACTGAGCTGGGCCGCCCTGGTGTTGGCTTTGCTGGTGCGCCCGCGCCTGCTGAGCTACTCGCGCGCGCACTGGTTCGCGGCCGGCGCGCTCGGCGCGGCGATGGCCGGCATGACCTTGTGTTTCTTCTCGGCATTGCAGCGCATTCCCTTGGGACTGGCGGTCGCGATCGACTTTCTCGGACCGCTCGCCGTCGCCACCTTCGCGGTGCGCCGCCTGCGGGCGCTGCTGTGGCCATTGCTGGCAATTGCCGGCGTGGTGCTGCTGTCGCGCGATCGCGGCGGCTGGATCGGCGAGCCGCTCGGCGTGCTGCTCGCCTTCGGCGCGGCGCTCGGCTGGGGCAGCTACATCGTGCTGATGAAGAAGACCGGCGCGTTATTCGCGGGACTAGAAGGACTGTCGGTGTCGCTGCTTGCCGCGGCGCTGATCGCCACGCCGTTCGGCCTGGCGCAAAGCGGCGGCCACATCGCCGGCGCGCAGATCGCCGCCACGGCGGGGCTCGCGTTGCTGGTGCCGTTGCTGCCGTACGCACTGGAAATGGTGGCGCTGCGGCGCATGCCCGCCGCGTCATTCGGCATCCTGATGAGCGTCGAACCGGCGATCGGCGCGGTGGCCGGCTTCGTCGTGCTGCATCAGCCGATGGGAGTCTTGCAGATCGCGGGGACGCTGCTGGTCGTCACCGCGAGTGTCGGGGCGGTGGTGGCCACGGGTTGAAGGTGAAGGCCTGTGCCGTCGCGGTCACGATCGCGGCTACATTCCCTTTCACGCGATGTTTTCCGCTTCATAAAGCCGCCGGCCCGCGGCGTCTTTCGTGCCTAGCGTCGGCGCGAAGTCGATCGGCCAGTCGATGCCGATATCCGGATCGTTCCACACGATGCAGCGCTCGAGTTCGGGAAACCAGTACTCCGTGGTCTTCCACAGACACTCCGCCGCCTGCGACAGCACCACGAAACCGTGCGCGAAGCCCGGCGGCACCCACATCTGCCGATGATTCGCCGCGCTCAGATACGCGCCAGTCCATTTGCCGAAGTTCGGCGAATTGAGCC contains:
- the rfbC gene encoding dTDP-4-dehydrorhamnose 3,5-epimerase, which produces MGNKVIATALPEVKLIEPEVFCDEFGFCFESFSTDEFTDDVAPGFTFVQDRHSRAVRGVLRGLHYQVQRPQGRLMRVTVGEVFDVAVDVRLNSPNFGKWTGAYLSAANHRQMWVPPGFAHGFVVLSQAAECLWKTTEYWFPELERCIVWNDPDIGIDWPIDFAPTLGTKDAAGRRLYEAENIA
- a CDS encoding EamA family transporter, with protein sequence MQDTTLQPALSPAQPALKPAGSPWAALLCMLSMASVQFGAALSAPTMAAYGSLSTTWLRLSWAALVLALLVRPRLLSYSRAHWFAAGALGAAMAGMTLCFFSALQRIPLGLAVAIDFLGPLAVATFAVRRLRALLWPLLAIAGVVLLSRDRGGWIGEPLGVLLAFGAALGWGSYIVLMKKTGALFAGLEGLSVSLLAAALIATPFGLAQSGGHIAGAQIAATAGLALLVPLLPYALEMVALRRMPAASFGILMSVEPAIGAVAGFVVLHQPMGVLQIAGTLLVVTASVGAVVATG